TCTCACCCAGGCCTGATTTGTGACAGCGCTGAGTTCTTCATTAGCACATGTCAGTTCACCTGGAATAAACTGAAACAGACCTAGAAATGTAAGCCACCTTTCTCAGAAATCATTTGTGACTGATCTGTGCATTAACTCTTTGGAACAGGAAAGTAGCTCAAGAAATGAAGAGCTGTTGATGAGGTGGTTGAAGAAGTGACTTGGGAGACTGGCACCCACTTACTGTCGCTCTGCAGACATTTTGTCGTCTGAGAGTGatgaacacttaaaaaaattgtGAAGGAGATAAGGGTCATGTGTATCTggcaggtgaatggatggatagtaTATGTGGGACTATCCTGCTTTCAAGGTCCTTAAccatttcttaaattttaataataagtTGGGTACAGTGGCAggggcctgtaatctcagcacctagGAGGTGGAAGCGGGATGATCAAGAGTTCCGTGTcacttcagctacatagcaagtttgaggccagcctgggctacatgagatcttgtctcaaataaaggaaggtgaggaggaaggaggggagaagatTGTGTCAGAACAGAAAATGGTAGGTCACCTCCCTGTGTAAGTTTCCTTACCACTGTTGGACTGTCATCAGGGTGTTCATATAGTACACTGCAGCGTTCTAAAGTTAACTTATCCTAGGtatcaaggaacaaaacattcAAAGATGTGCCTAAAGAAATTGTGAAAAGCCAGACATAggggctcacacctttgatccagcataaaggagtcagaggcagagacaggcagatctcttgggagtttgaggccaggctataGTATAGTCTgcacagcaaattccaggacaagcAGGGCTACAATGAGAGATGTTGTTTCGAAATGATGATGCCTAtttcaaaatgatgatgatgatggtgaattACTAAGATTTaagccagtaaaaaaaaaaaaaaaacatgagggGCTGAAGAGGTAACTCAGTGGTGAGAACACTTGctctttttccagaggacctgggttcaattcccagcaccaacatggagtctcacaactgtctataacttcagttccaggagatacagttccctcttctggcctcctctggcatgaatgtacatgtacacagatatacatgcaggcaaaacacccgcgcacatgaaataaaattagaataagTTTCAGGTGTAGAGATGCATGTCTGATGTCACAGATTTCATTTGCTGCATTTGTTGGGAGAGGGTTGCTGGGAGTCACACCTAGAACTATATGCATGTAAGCAAGCACTTTTCATTGGCCACATCTCCATACTTACtgcattttcctttatttttcaagacagaacctcactgtgtagaacaggctggcttccaagtgctgggatatggCTGGTGAATGGATGGATATCATGTGCACGCTCTCACCCGGCCTAAATATCTGTTTTTAATCCACCCAGCCATCAGCACTTTGTTATAGTACCCTGAATGGACAAAAATAgtgttttgcttttctgtattAGTGTCTTGCCTGCATTCAAGTATCTGCACCATATATATGGTTGGtgcctgcagaaaccagaagaaggcagtgagtcccctggaactggagttacagacagttgtgagctgccatatgggtgataggaattgaacccaggtcctttggcggtgcagccactgctcttaaccactgagccatctctccagctccaaaatgGTGGTTTTTAAGCAGATTAATCTTGAGACTGCTGCTATTCctaaggatctgggttcaattctcagtgccTATAGGGTGGCTAACAAGGGTCTTTAACTCCAGTACTAGGGATTTGCTGCCCTCTTTTGGCCCCAACAGGCACTGCATGTGCATGTTGTACAGCTAACTGcggacaaaacacctatacacataaaaaaaaatagattaacaTGAGTGTAGTAGCatacacctctaatctcagcacttgaggcagaggcaggaggatctcaaattcAAACAGACATAGCCACCCAGCCTTTCTAAACAGGCAGACACCATTGTTGAGTAAAGCACTAGTAATTAGAAGACAGAGGAGAAGAAACTCCGAAGGATGGAGGTGAGAGATTAGAACTCGTGAAAACTGTGTGGTGCACAGTGAATTGTAACTGGAGTCCCAGAAGAGAAGGAATAAAGTAAATGTGATATTTGAAATTACAATAGCTAGTTTTCAAAAAGCCATGCAAGATTATCCAGTGACAATCAAAAGGTGCGGAACTCCTAGTCAGAGGGTCACACCTCCGCGGTCTGGGGAAGAACAGGACCTCTTTCGTGGAACACTGTTCTAGGTCCAGCTTCTTGCTACTTCAAGCATAGCCCTGAGGTGCAGGGCCCTTCCTGACCTCAGGCCTGTGGGACAGGACATACATGAGCATTGTGTCTGATGTCCCTAGGGGCAGTGCCACCCACTTCATTAGTAAGCAAAAGACATTCAGAAGATGCCAGATACCCACTGTGACCTTGCTGGTGAGGGACCAGGATTGAAGCATTATGACTTTTGTGAGTGCCCTTGACCTGATACAGGTATTTGTAGGGAGATGAGGGAAAAACAAGTATGTTTCTGTCAAAGTGAAAGTGGTGATTGGGGGACCAAAGCAAGGGGGAATCACAGGAGCCTTCTTCCGAACCCGGGCCCTGTGGTGCTCGTATGGTGTGGTGCTGGGCTCTTCTGACACCTGAGCCATTGCCTGGCAGCTCCAGAAGCAGCTCTCTGCCTAGTACTAGACTGAGCAAGAAACAGCTCTGAGGTGGAAGTCCTCTAGAAAGAGCacaagatcattccaaaaggagGAAGATGCTGGGAAACTCTCAGGCTGGATGGTGGGGTTGGACTTAACTCTGCCAATAACTGGGTGTCACTCTCCACGCAGGACCTCCTCACTGCGATGGAACTCTGGTAACAAGGAACGCATGCTCATCAAGGTTGCTGACCGTGAACCCAGCTTCCTCACTCCCCAAGGCAATGGCTATCCCTCAGACAGCCAGCTGGGGGGGCATCACCGCAGACCCTCTGGCAGCCAGCACTCCCCTAGCCTGCAGACCTTTGTCCCTGACACTGATGGCACTGTCTTCTTTCCGGAGAGGCGGCCCTCACCCTTTCTAAGGAGGGCTGAGCTCTCTGGAAACTGTTCACCACTGCTGATGCAACCCCGAAAGCCCTCCAGTGActcacagccctcctccccacGCTATGGCTATGAGCCCCCACTCTATGAGGAGCCTCCAGTGGAATACCAAGCCCCCATTTATGATGAACCCCCCATGGATGTGCAGTTTGAAGCCAACAGCCCCTACCAGACTGGCTCACCACAGAGGTCACCAGGCCGAAAGCCCCACACATTCCTGCAAACTACTAAACAGACCCCAACGTCCCCCTGCCAACAGCTGATGCGCACCAAGCAGAAGTGCCCAGAGCGCTTTCTGAGCCTGGAATATAGTCCTGTAGGCAAGGAGTACGTACGGCAGCTGGTGTATGTGGAGCAGGCAGGCTCCAGCCCCAAGCTTAGAGCTGGGCCCAGACACAAGTATGCACCCAACCCAGGTGGTGGCACCTACTCTCTGCAGCCTAGCCCCTGCCTGCTGAGAGACCAGCGCCTGGGGGTCAGGTCTGGAGACTATAGCACCATGGAAGGGCCCGAGTCACGCCCAAGCCAACCACCCACACCACTGCCCCAGGCCCAGGAGGATGCCATGTCCTGGTCCAGTCAGCAGGACACCATGTCTTCCACAGGCTACTCCCCAGGCACTCGtaagaggaagaacagaaagccCTCTCTGTGCCAAGTCCCTAGCACCTCTTCCGCTGATGGTCCTGGAGACCTGCTAGGAGAGCAGCCTCTGACTGAAGAGCGTTCTCCATGCAGGTCCAGCCTTACCCCAGTAAAGGCTGAGGCAGACCTAGTGCGAGGCACACCTGAGCCCTTCCTGGCGCAGGCCCGGCTGGCCTGGGAAGCACAGCAAGCCCATTTCCACATGAAGCAGAGGGGCAGCTGGGACtcccagcaagatggctctgggTACGAGAGTGATGGTGCCGTTCCACTGCCCATGCCTGGGCCCGTGGTGCGAGCGTTCAGTGAGGATGAGGCGCTGGCACAGCAGGACAGCAAGCACTGGAAGCGGAGCACCTTTGAGAAGCTGGGCTTCCCCCAGATCCTGCTGGAAAAAAGTATCTCTGTGCAGACCAACCTGGCCTCGCCGGAGCCTTACCTCCACCCCTCACAGGTGAGGGCAcggggagggtgggtgggatctCTGGGCCCACCAGACATCAGGTCATCACAGGGCAGAGTCCATGGCAGGGGTGTGACCTTTGGAGGTTTTAGAACCTGAGTCTAAGGCCCCGTGACCAGTTGTCAGGGAGGGTACAACTGCAGGATGCCACACAAGGCTTGAGTGCAGAGTTCCATGGCTCTGCCCTCTGGAATCCTGGCACTGATATTCTCGATCTTGCTTCAGACTGACTCCATTTTCCATGCTGGTCTTCTGCTCCTGCCCAGCAGCACCAGAGCCTACAGAGGGTGGAGTTAGAACCCAGAGGCCTCCTCAAGATGGTGTGACAGGTTTATCTCTACCCACTGGGGACGGCTTCCGTAATTTCTGAGCAGCAGCTGTCTTGGGTCCCCATATGGCTTCTGAGACCTACTCTAGGCTGTGGGGAACAGAATAATCCGGGACAAAGCTACCCTTAATAAGAGGATGGGCTCTGGTTATGTAGGCAGAGGGAGGGACCTGCAGGGTCAAGCCCCAGACAAGTGATAAAAGAGCCAGGTCCTCCAGCACTAGGGTCACAGGGTCATGCAGAGGTGGGAGTGAGGCTGGTAGCTTCGTAGCTTTGCCTATAGGAGGTGGATGCTAGCCGTCCTTAAAGGTGTCGAGGTGGTATCCCCATCTAAGATGTCATGTACCTCCCTCACCCACAGTCAGGTTTCCTCAGCCTCTTGGTCATGTCTGCTGGGCAAGCTGAGACTCACCTGGCTGGCTCACACCTCTTAGGGCTATAGTCCTGCTGGGCCTGTTTGCCTGCCCAGCCCACCCTCTGATGGCCCAGTCCCATTTGTCCTTCCCAGTCTGAGGACCTTGGTGCCTGCGCGCAGTTTGAGAGCAGCCGGCAGAACCGCAATGCAGTGCCCAGCTCCAGCTCTGTCTTCCCCACATTCACACTGCGGAAGCCCTCCTCCGAGACGGACATCGAAAACTGGGCCTCCAAGCACTTCAACAAGCACACCCAGGGTCTCTTCCGGCGAAAGGTGTCCATAGCCAACATGCTGGCCTGGAGCAGCGAATCCATCAAGAAACCCATGATCGTGACCAGTGACCGGCATGTGAAGAAAGAGGCCTGTGAAATCTTCAAGCTAATCCAAATGTACATGGGCGACAGACGGGCCAAGGCAGACCCACTGCACGTGGCCCTGGAGATTGCCACCAAAGGCTGGAGTGCACAGGGCCTACGAGATGAGCTGTACATCCAGCTATGCCGGCAAACCACAGAGAACTTCCGCCTGGAGAGCCTGGCCCGTGGCTGGGAGCTCATGGCCATCTGCCTGGCCTTCTTCCCACCTACCCCCAAGTTCCACTCCTACCTAGAGGGCTATATCTACCGGCATATGGACCCCGTTAATGACACCAAAGGTAAGGCCCAGCATGTGGGACCCTCAGCACCCCAGCTTTGCTGCTGCTGAAGTTAAGGGCTATGGAGAGGGTTCCTAGCCATGCTGGGTAACACCGGCCAGTTCCAAGAAGATATACAGTCCCCTGGAAGACCCCAGacccctcttcctctgctttgtGGGCATCCTCAGAGAATCCTCCCTGAACTCTGAGAagagcccaggcaggcctggcaGAAATAAGACATAGAGCCTTGTGTATCCACTCTGCTCCAAACCTACCGTGGCTAGGGACAGACATTGCCAAGCTCCTGTACCCTTACTACACTTGGTTTTGTTATCCTGTTGTTAGAGAAGATGGCTGGAGAGGCTCAGGCCATCTTCTCTGTAGGCTCTGGGCCAATGGCCTAAGCAAGGAAGAGCATAGTGACCAGGATGTGCCACCAAGCTCCAGCCCACATGCCCATCACACAAGTCTGGGAGTTCAACCAGCTAGTGGCCATTATGAGCTGAGTTGGCCTGTGAGGGCAGAAGGTGGTACTATCATAGATCTCCTGCTTGCCCATGGCTGCCTGGGGCCAAGTACAAGGTCCCCAGAGATATGCCATAGTTGTGTCAGCTGGGTAGTTGGTCTGAGCCCTGAGCTAGCTAGAGTGGCTACACAGCAGAACATAGGTAGCTGTGTGGCCATCTTCCACCACAGCAGTTGTTAAGTACCTGTGTGATATAGCCACAGAACTGATGTCTAGATGTACACCCACATGctcgcacacacacatgcttgcatgcTAGATCACACAGTGCCGTACTTTGCTCCCTGGGAGGAAAAGAGTCTATCTTGGGCTAGAAACTGAGGTACTGTTCAGGGCCTCTAGGCCTTGTCCCCAGCAGGTATGGGGAAAGCAGTTTTCATAATGCTGTGGGGTTAATGTGTACACACGAGGAcagggcagaaactgcatggcttgAGCAGCGTCCTGGAGAAGGTGTGCAAAGCATTGGTATGATGCAGTACCTCAGCCAGTTGTGAGTGAAATTTCAGAATGCATGTGATTTCTGCCCAGGCGTGCTCTTTTCAGAATAGGTACTGGCAGATGTGTAGCTTGGCACGTGGTCTATGTTCCCATACTTACACTGAGGACTAAAATCAGTTTCTAAGCAGCTTGGGACTACCATAGGCTTTAGTGGGGAACTCAAGAACCCCAGTCTTTGGTCCTCTTAAGCCTTTCTAGAAGTAGGGGGAATCCTGGGAGCTGTGTTTTGTTGACCTCATAGGTCGCTTCCTTGTCCTCTTCTAAGGGCCTGTCAATTTGAGCTCTAGGCTATGAAGATGTGTCTTCACTTCCTAGTGCAGTATGAGGCCCACACACACCAAAGAGGGAACTTGAGTGAGATAGTGAGCAAATGAAGATTGGGAGATGGTCAGAGGCCTAGGAATCCCTAGGTCAGCTAGCCAGGAAGAATGTAACTGGGCTATTTCTGTAGGACCTCCTGGGATGCTGCCCTTCACACAGATGCCTCTTTCCCAGTGTGTTAGACCCATACTGTCCTGGCttacacaaaagaaggaaatggatTTAGCCTGGGGTCTGTGGCTTGACAGCACCCCATTTAAGGCCCATAAAGCCTTACCTCTGGACTCTAAATGATAAGCAACCAACAGGTGGCTTGCATCTAGGCTGTGGGGCCTGGGCTGCTCTCACTGTCAAAACCCTCATCTCCATCCCTGGTTTGCCTCAAGTTAGCCTATGTAGAGCTTTGCTTGGCCTGGAGCCCAGAAGAAGCCTCTACATACAAGCTGGTCAGCCCTTTTTCAACAAGCCTAAACAGCATTGTTCAAGAACATGGGTACCTATAATGCCAGgcacctataatgccagcactcaggaggcagagtcagaattgaatttttttgttttgttttgttttgttgtttgtttgtgtgtttgagacagggtttctctgtgtagcccttaccatcctggaactcactatgtagaccaggctggccttgaactcagagatttgcctgcctgtgcctcccaagtgctgggattaaaggcatgcgccaccactgccaggctgctactccatatatttttaagtaatttatttttattttacgtgcattggtattttgcctatgtgtatgtctgcGTGATCTATGCTGGAtctcctagaattggagttacagacagttgtaagctgccatgtgggtgctgggaattgaacctaggccctctggaaaagcagccagctcTCCTAAACTctgagccatatttccagccCTTGTTACTCCATAGTTTTAAGAaagatggggttggggatttagctcagtggtagagtgcttgcctatcaagtgcaaggccctgggttcggtcctcagctctggaaaaaaagaaagaaagggagacttTCCAGTGTCTAGCTAAAGACAGTGAAAAGCTGtctatggtggtgcacgcctgtaatttcagctcttggaaggctgaggcaggagaatcataaaTTTAAGGTCAACATAGTAACTCTAACATAGTTAAAAGCTACATGGCAAGACACAatcccaaaaacaacaacaagacatGAGCAGTgtctggaaaggtggctcagtggttaagagtgtataGTGTTCTTGCGGAGTTCCCAAGTtcgattcctaacacccacatttGGTGGCTCCTAaccaactataactccagttctaggggacctgatgcttctggcctctggcctttgtggacacacacacacacacacacacacacacacacacacacacacacacctttaaaaaaaaagtctttaaaattagACCTTGTCTTattctgctgtgaagagacatcatgaccaaggcaactccttttttttaaagatttatttattcattatgtacacagtgttctgcctgcatgtatgccttcatgacagaagagggcaccagatctcattataggtggttgtgagccaccatgtggttgctgggaactgaactcaggacctttggaagagcagccagtgctcccaacctctgagccatctctccagtccctaaggCACCTCTCCAAAGGAAAGCATTATTTCTGTGCTCCCTGTCACACTGAtcatgactaaacctctgaaactgtaattagtgaagaaagaagaagaagaagaagaagaaggagaagaaggagaagaaggagaagaagaagaagaagaagaagaagaagaagaagaagaagaagaagaagaagaagaagaagaagaagaagaaggtgttggagGCCTCCCACCTCTAGCTTGTTACAGGTCTGGAGGAATCAAGTCTGGTCTATGTGAGGTAGATGGTAATCTATGAACACCACAGAGGTCCCAGAAACCGTCCCACTCAAAAGCAGGTCAGTTGTCCTCAGAAGTGGAAGAGCTGATCAGTGAAGAAAGGGAGGTCTTTCCTGAATAATGCTGAGAAGAACTGGGCTTTCAAACATGGAAGAAATTAATCCCAACCTTCATTTTGcattatataaaaaattaatgccgggcggtggtggtggtggtggtggtggtggtggcggcggcggcggcggcggcggcggcggcggcggcggcggcgcacacctttaatcccagcacttgggaggcagaggcaggcggatctctgtgagttcgaggccagcctgggctaccaagcgagttccaggaaaggcgcaaagctacacagagaaaccctgtcttgaaaaaccaaaaaaaaaaaaaaaaaaaaaaaaaagctcaaaatgGGTCATAAACCAGACAGGCATCATGGCACActcatttaatcctagcactcagagggcagagggagatggatctctaggccagcctggtctacagagagatttccaggatagccaagactacataaagacaccctgtctcaagaaatttaaaaaaaaaaaaaaaaagtcatgaaccAAAGCATAAAACTCCAAACTATAAAACTTCCAACATAGGAGAAAGTCTTTGTCTTCCTGGATTAGGCAGTAACTTTTACATAATACCAAAAACACTGTCCATTGGAAAATTGAACTATCAAAATTAAATGTCCAATGAGATATTGTTAAGAGAACAAGGAGCTTAAGTGTGGTAGAGCATGTGAGTCTCTGAGCTCAGTCCTCAGCATCTTGCTCctaagggggggtggggggagccagTTATACAGGCTGCAGACAGAGAGCAGAAGCCGTGCAGACTGATTTATGTGGTTATGGGTTAAAGTGTAATCATTAGTATGAACTCATATGTACTCTAAAAAGACACAGCTCAATAACTGCAGAAGGGTTGATAGAGACATATGTGCACATAGGGGCCAGTGGACATGTATTTGCTGCTCTGTCAGCTGAGAGACCCTTAGAAGCAAGGATAAATTAATAGCAACAAGCATACATTACACCCATTTTTCTGGTttctaaatataatttttcattatAAGAAACCATagttctggggctggaggaatggctcagtggttaagagcactggctgatctagaggtcctgagttcaattcccagcaaccacatggtggctcataaccatctataatgggatctgaatctctcttctgacctgcagctgtacagacagacagtactcatacataaaaaaaataagtaaatttaagcaaaaaaaagaaaagaaaaagaactggtactttaaaagaaaaaggaagaaaaaaatagtccTTTTGAGAAATGGTTGATTTCATCCTAGTGTGGAGGATGTAGAAGGTGGCTGGGGTGCCGGCACATGTCTGTAAATCTCAGCACAGAGAAGgcttgaggctggaggatcttgagtttgaggtcagcctggagctATACAGCAAGGGCTCAAAAATTCAAGGGCGTGTTCATATTCAAACTACGATGAGCTCTCATCTGAAAACTTTAGGATTCTGAAGTTTagtattttagaatttaaaatactagaaaatggaaatacctgaggtttgaatgagaatactTGGTGCTCAGTAGATAGTATTGTTTGGGGGAgtttaagaggtatggccttgctggaggaagtatgtctgtGGGTTGGGCTTATTTACGTTTGTGTTGTGTTTCCTGTTCCTGCTACCATGGCTTTGATATATCatcatggattctttttttttttttttttaaagatttatttatttattatgtatgccagaagagggcgccagagctcattacaggtggttgtgagccaccatgtggttgctgggaattgaactcaggacctctggaagaacaaccagtgctcttaaccgctgagccatctctccagccccatcatcaTGGATTCTAAACCTCTGTAACCTCAGGCTCCAACAAATTATTACTTTTgtggtcagaaaaaaaatttcaagggCTGCAGTTACAGCTCAATGCAAAACACTTGCCTAGTATTCACAAGGCTGTGGGTTCTGTCCCTAGCACCCAAagttaataaaaaggaaatatgtaTAGCCATGCCTGGTAGTGTAGTCTTAGATCAAGTTACTCAGGATGCTAAGGcaaaatcaagagttcaaggccatctgtaCCAATTtaagtaagatcttgtctcaaaaagtaaaagaggccgggtggtggtagcacacacctttaatcccagcactcaggaggcagaggcagggggatttctgagttcgaggccaacctggtctacagagagagttccaggacagccagagttacacagagaaaccctgtcttgaaaaaccaaaaccaaggggctggagagatggctcagctgttaagagcattggctgttcttctaggggaccggggttcaattcccagcaccctcatggcagctcacaactgtctgtagctccagttccaggggatctgacaccaatgcacataaaataaaaataaataaactcttaaaaaccaaaaggaaaaaaaacaaaaccctgtctcaaaaaacaaaacaaacaaacaagaaagtgaaagaggccaagagaggccggacggtggtggggcacacctttaatcccagcagaggccggacggtggtggggcacacctttaatcccagcagaggcaggcggatctctgcgagttcaaggtcagcctggtctacagagtgagttctaggacaaccagggctgttacaagagaaaccctgtcttgaaaaaatcaaaataaaaaacagtaaaaGAGGGCTAGACCTGTCACTCAGTGTTCGAGTGCCTGCCTAGCCTGCACTGAACCTCTGTGTTCAATCACCAGTATTGACAATGGAGgcatggggagggagagaaagggagctcTTCAGGAACATGGGCCTGATGAAACTTGCCAGTGGTAAAGCGTAAACAAAAGTATGAAATACATATCCTTAACACATTCCTTCCTCATGACTGACCTCCAAAGAATACATGAAGGGAGAAGGTCATTTCCCAGCGCAAAGCTGACAGGCATGACCTCAGCCCAGTGGCAGTCCAGTCACCGCCGTTGTTCACCCATTTCTGTTGACTTTGTAGTAGGTGGGTCTGTGGAGCAAACGCAAGCTCGGGAGCCCAGGCCCAAACTTTGTCAACACCTCATCTCCCCATCAGTGCGTCCCTCCGCCCTCTGCTCATCTAACTCCAGAGATGCCCCAGCCTCCTGGCCCCAGAGACACGTGGCCATCAGCTTGATGGGACAGACCCCAGCAGGCCCAGGGGCCTTCTTGCCACCAAGTGTAGGAACCACATGGGCAGTGGTTTCGGGCTTGTGTCCTGTGGTCCTCACGGTTCTGTTTGCTCCCCAGTGACACAGCACATAAAAGAGCTTCTGGAAAGGAACAGTAAGAAGAAGTccaaactgagaaagaaacccAAGCCTTATGTTGAAGAGCCAGATGGTAGGGCCTCTGCAGCCTGGGCGCTGCCTCTGCACCGCTCTGCTCTCCAGCCATGGCCGCCTGGCCTTCTCTAACCGCttctgggctgggggaggggcactaACCTCAGGCTTGGGGCCTCCCAAGCAAGCAAAAACCGGAGGTCTAGGGTGCCAAAATGACCCTAGAGAAACGGTGCGTGCCCCGCACCTCTTCTGGCAGTACCCAGGACAATCCACAACTTGCCTCTTGGTGGACTAACCTGTGACGGCCTGGAGTCACCCCCAGGTGAGTGAGTGGGCCTGTCACTGGGGTGAGGCCCACAGGTGGAGGAGCTGGTTGTCCTGTGGCAagtgcctccctagtgctgtccTCTAGCCTGGTACCTCCTGGGGACAGGGGAGCCCACCCTAGTATGGTCAGAGAATCTTCCCTCTCCCATGGTGGCCCCAGCAAAGCCTTCTGAAGTCCACAGTTTCTCGGTTGTCTTCCACCACATCCTTCTTGCTCTTCCCGTGAGCCCTGTCTCAGGACCACTCTGCTCAGCTGAACTCCAGGGAAGGCTGTGACGCCCTCTCTAGAGCTCTCAATTCCGCACTGCCATTTCTTGACAAGGCCTCAAGGCAGCTCTGGCCGTCCTGCACCAGCTCTGTTGGAGCTGCTTCCTCCAGGCCAAGGGGCGCAGTGTCTGGAACCTTTGTCTCCTGTCCTTTGCCCTACTCTCTTCATGACGCTCTTGCCTACTGTATGCCACCCACTGGAACCCAGGGACAAGGCCAGGAGCTTTCTGTAGGTGAGGTCTGTTAGGACAAACTGGGCCAGCCGGAAGCTGCAGAGAGAGCATGATGACCCTTGCAGCCTAGGCCAGGGTGACATCTGTAGGACTGGAAATTT
This genomic interval from Peromyscus eremicus chromosome 20, PerEre_H2_v1, whole genome shotgun sequence contains the following:
- the Arhgap39 gene encoding rho GTPase-activating protein 39 isoform X2, whose product is MAMSQTQDYECRSHHVDEQESRIPGSSTRLEWVEIIEPRTRERMYANLVTGECVWDPPAGVRIKRTSEDQWWELFDPNTSRFYYYSAASQRTVWHRPQNCDIIPLAKLQTLKQNTESPRASADSSPGRGSRDGSTGSSLEPEPEERAQELPVRSGRATTLVTSKEESSSCSPPGVLLEKDYEVYRDYSADGQLLHYRTSSLRWNSGNKERMLIKVADREPSFLTPQGNGYPSDSQLGGHHRRPSGSQHSPSLQTFVPDTDGTVFFPERRPSPFLRRAELSGNCSPLLMQPRKPSSDSQPSSPRYGYEPPLYEEPPVEYQAPIYDEPPMDVQFEANSPYQTGSPQRSPGRKPHTFLQTTKQTPTSPCQQLMRTKQKCPERFLSLEYSPVGKEYVRQLVYVEQAGSSPKLRAGPRHKYAPNPGGGTYSLQPSPCLLRDQRLGVRSGDYSTMEGPESRPSQPPTPLPQAQEDAMSWSSQQDTMSSTGYSPGTRKRKNRKPSLCQVPSTSSADGPGDLLGEQPLTEERSPCRSSLTPVKAEADLVRGTPEPFLAQARLAWEAQQAHFHMKQRGSWDSQQDGSGYESDGAVPLPMPGPVVRAFSEDEALAQQDSKHWKRSTFEKLGFPQILLEKSISVQTNLASPEPYLHPSQSEDLGACAQFESSRQNRNAVPSSSSVFPTFTLRKPSSETDIENWASKHFNKHTQGLFRRKVSIANMLAWSSESIKKPMIVTSDRHVKKEACEIFKLIQMYMGDRRAKADPLHVALEIATKGWSAQGLRDELYIQLCRQTTENFRLESLARGWELMAICLAFFPPTPKFHSYLEGYIYRHMDPVNDTKGVAISTYAKYCYHKLQKAALTGAKKGLKKPNVEEIRHAKNAVFSPSMFGSALQEVMSMQKERYPDRQLPWVQTRLSEEVLALNGDQTEGIFRVPGDIDEVNALKLQVDQWKVPTGLEDPHVPASLLKLWYRELEEPLIPHEFYEQCIAHYESPEAAVAVVHSLPRINRMVLCYLIRFLQVFVQPANVAITKMDVSNLAMVMAPNCLRCQSDDPRVIFENTRKEMSFLRVLIQHLDTSFMEGVL
- the Arhgap39 gene encoding rho GTPase-activating protein 39 isoform X1; the protein is MAMSQTQDYECRSHHVDEQESRIPGSSTRLEWVEIIEPRTRERMYANLVTGECVWDPPAGVRIKRTSEDQWWELFDPNTSRFYYYSAASQRTVWHRPQNCDIIPLAKLQTLKQNTESPRASADSSPGRGSRDGSTGSSLEPEPEERAQELPVRSGRATTLVTSKEESSSCSPPGVLLEKDYEVYRDYSADGQLLHYRTSSLRWNSGNKERMLIKVADREPSFLTPQGNGYPSDSQLGGHHRRPSGSQHSPSLQTFVPDTDGTVFFPERRPSPFLRRAELSGNCSPLLMQPRKPSSDSQPSSPRYGYEPPLYEEPPVEYQAPIYDEPPMDVQFEANSPYQTGSPQRSPGRKPHTFLQTTKQTPTSPCQQLMRTKQKCPERFLSLEYSPVGKEYVRQLVYVEQAGSSPKLRAGPRHKYAPNPGGGTYSLQPSPCLLRDQRLGVRSGDYSTMEGPESRPSQPPTPLPQAQEDAMSWSSQQDTMSSTGYSPGTRKRKNRKPSLCQVPSTSSADGPGDLLGEQPLTEERSPCRSSLTPVKAEADLVRGTPEPFLAQARLAWEAQQAHFHMKQRGSWDSQQDGSGYESDGAVPLPMPGPVVRAFSEDEALAQQDSKHWKRSTFEKLGFPQILLEKSISVQTNLASPEPYLHPSQSEDLGACAQFESSRQNRNAVPSSSSVFPTFTLRKPSSETDIENWASKHFNKHTQGLFRRKVSIANMLAWSSESIKKPMIVTSDRHVKKEACEIFKLIQMYMGDRRAKADPLHVALEIATKGWSAQGLRDELYIQLCRQTTENFRLESLARGWELMAICLAFFPPTPKFHSYLEGYIYRHMDPVNDTKVTQHIKELLERNSKKKSKLRKKPKPYVEEPDGVAISTYAKYCYHKLQKAALTGAKKGLKKPNVEEIRHAKNAVFSPSMFGSALQEVMSMQKERYPDRQLPWVQTRLSEEVLALNGDQTEGIFRVPGDIDEVNALKLQVDQWKVPTGLEDPHVPASLLKLWYRELEEPLIPHEFYEQCIAHYESPEAAVAVVHSLPRINRMVLCYLIRFLQVFVQPANVAITKMDVSNLAMVMAPNCLRCQSDDPRVIFENTRKEMSFLRVLIQHLDTSFMEGVL